Proteins encoded by one window of Anaeromyxobacter diazotrophicus:
- a CDS encoding response regulator, whose protein sequence is MTATTPRALLLHGDRRTRQLLRRGLACHGFEVLTAADGERGLTVLLDELLDLDVLVLDADLPRRDGWSLLRLIRSAGGERDLRVVVVGRGLDPARCAQLRWLGADAALDLAQGAERIADAAEGTAVPSWPALACA, encoded by the coding sequence ATGACCGCCACGACCCCGAGAGCGCTCCTCCTCCACGGCGACCGCCGTACCCGCCAGCTGCTGCGCCGCGGCCTCGCCTGCCACGGCTTCGAGGTCCTGACGGCCGCCGACGGCGAGCGCGGCCTGACCGTGCTCCTCGACGAGCTCCTCGACCTCGACGTGCTGGTGCTCGACGCCGACCTGCCGCGCCGCGACGGGTGGTCGCTCCTGCGCCTCATCCGCTCGGCGGGCGGGGAGCGCGACCTGCGGGTGGTGGTGGTCGGGCGCGGCCTCGACCCGGCGCGCTGCGCCCAGCTGCGCTGGCTGGGCGCGGACGCCGCGCTCGACCTGGCGCAGGGCGCCGAGCGGATCGCCGACGCCGCGGAGGGCACGGCGGTCCCGAGCTGGCCGGCGCTCGCCTGCGCCTGA
- a CDS encoding substrate-binding domain-containing protein, which translates to MKKLMLGLAALAAALAGPAGATPDGKALLYGGAGQGKVIFDGRLHASRGYACKSCHADLFPARKQALISMDDHGNGTKCFACHDGRTASFDCQSCHRDPAAAAKQPPVRIHGAASVFDSVVSPYRSAVEKATGISLAVDKNNAGKGMKELAEGKCDLAMVSASLEASLAAARSAGLQQAPADLRMHLIATSEVVFVVHPSNPVKTLSWEQLKDIHTGKVASWKELGGKDQPIAVYTDAAASATRGLVKQVVMGNADYAPAARAVGFVKEVNDRVAQDEAGVGALGLEFADPKQVAIVQTKKVERPLAFVTIGAPSEQVQRVIDAFRAEAKARAK; encoded by the coding sequence ATGAAGAAGCTCATGCTGGGCCTGGCCGCGCTGGCGGCCGCGCTGGCGGGCCCCGCCGGCGCCACGCCGGATGGCAAGGCGCTCCTGTACGGCGGGGCGGGCCAGGGGAAGGTCATCTTCGACGGGCGGCTGCACGCGTCGAGGGGGTACGCGTGCAAGAGCTGCCACGCCGACCTGTTCCCGGCCCGGAAGCAGGCGCTCATCTCGATGGATGATCACGGCAACGGCACGAAGTGCTTCGCCTGCCATGACGGCCGGACCGCCTCCTTCGACTGCCAGTCGTGCCACCGCGATCCGGCCGCGGCGGCGAAGCAGCCGCCGGTCCGCATCCACGGCGCCGCCAGCGTCTTCGACAGCGTGGTGAGCCCGTACCGCTCGGCCGTCGAGAAGGCGACCGGGATCAGCCTGGCGGTCGACAAGAACAACGCCGGGAAAGGGATGAAGGAGCTGGCCGAGGGCAAGTGCGACCTCGCCATGGTGTCCGCCTCGCTGGAGGCGAGCCTCGCGGCCGCCAGGTCCGCCGGGCTGCAGCAGGCGCCCGCCGACCTGCGCATGCACCTCATCGCCACCTCCGAGGTGGTGTTCGTGGTGCACCCGTCCAACCCGGTGAAGACCCTGAGCTGGGAGCAGCTGAAGGACATCCACACCGGCAAGGTCGCGAGCTGGAAGGAGCTCGGCGGCAAGGATCAGCCCATCGCCGTCTACACCGACGCCGCGGCCAGCGCGACGCGCGGGCTGGTGAAGCAGGTGGTGATGGGGAACGCCGACTACGCCCCGGCGGCCAGGGCGGTCGGGTTCGTGAAGGAGGTCAACGACCGCGTGGCCCAGGACGAGGCCGGCGTCGGCGCGCTCGGGCTCGAGTTCGCGGACCCGAAGCAGGTCGCGATCGTGCAGACGAAGAAGGTGGAGCGGCCGCTCGCCTTCGTGACGATCGGCGCTCCGAGCGAGCAGGTGCAGCGGGTCATCGACGCCTTCCGCGCCGAGGCGAAGGCCCGGGCCAAATAG
- a CDS encoding enoyl-CoA hydratase/isomerase family protein, which yields MALQNLLWQVEDGVGLATFNRPKVLNALDAQTIEELGQVVAEVEAGAARALVLTGAGEKAFVAGADIAAMAQMTPAAARRFAERAHGVLARLEALPVPVLAAVNGFALGGGCEVALACDLVYAGERARFGQPEVNLGIIPGFGGTQRLARRVGAMRALEMIMTGDHYDAARAKEMGLVLDVLPADRLLPFVKEQARKIASRGPLAVAQAKRAVVAGADVALPVANELERQAFSGTFATEDAREGMRAFLEKRPAAFKGA from the coding sequence ATGGCGCTGCAGAACCTCCTGTGGCAGGTCGAGGACGGGGTCGGGCTCGCCACCTTCAACCGGCCCAAGGTGCTGAACGCGCTCGACGCGCAGACCATCGAGGAGCTGGGGCAGGTCGTGGCCGAGGTGGAGGCCGGGGCGGCGCGGGCGCTCGTGCTCACCGGCGCCGGCGAGAAGGCGTTCGTGGCCGGGGCCGACATCGCCGCCATGGCGCAGATGACGCCCGCCGCCGCGCGGCGCTTCGCGGAGCGCGCGCACGGCGTGCTGGCGCGCCTCGAGGCGCTCCCGGTGCCGGTGCTGGCCGCCGTGAACGGCTTCGCGCTCGGCGGCGGCTGCGAGGTGGCGCTCGCCTGCGACCTCGTCTACGCCGGCGAGCGGGCGCGCTTCGGGCAGCCGGAGGTGAACCTGGGCATCATCCCGGGGTTCGGCGGCACGCAGCGGCTGGCCCGGCGGGTGGGCGCCATGCGCGCGCTCGAGATGATCATGACCGGCGACCACTACGACGCGGCGCGGGCGAAGGAGATGGGCCTCGTGCTGGACGTCCTGCCCGCCGACCGGCTCCTCCCGTTCGTGAAGGAGCAGGCGCGGAAGATCGCGAGCCGCGGCCCGCTGGCGGTGGCCCAGGCGAAGCGGGCGGTGGTGGCGGGTGCCGACGTGGCGCTGCCGGTCGCGAACGAGCTGGAGCGGCAGGCGTTCTCGGGGACGTTCGCCACGGAGGACGCGCGCGAGGGGATGCGCGCCTTCCTGGAGAAGCGGCCCGCCGCGTTCAAGGGGGCCTAG
- a CDS encoding DEAD/DEAH box helicase, which yields MNPTSFAALKLSPQSLQALDRAGFEHPTPIQAGAIPPALEGRDVIGTAATGTGKTAAFLLPIIERLAGKPGTRALVLAPTRELALQIGEELERFGRNRRVGGTVVIGGVGLGGQKAALQEGRSVVIATPGRLVDHLQQGHARLDGIEVLVLDEADRMLDMGFKPQLDRILARLPKKRQTLLFSATMAGEVADFARAHLREPVRVEVARSGTTAARAEQQVFLAPQTEKLALLLALLERDDVSTLVFTRTKRRADRVAKGLDRAGHKVARIHADRSQAQRRSALDGFKDGTYRVLVATDIAARGIDVAEIGHVVNFDLPHVPEDYVHRIGRTARNQASGRASSFTSPEEQDLLRAIERLTRAPIPRAEVPREEATFQAELARTAREGPLPSGAPRAGRQAQAARRSSGGRGQGARPGASAHHSAAAGSGEGAKPRRIGSWSPRRR from the coding sequence TTGAATCCCACGTCGTTCGCAGCACTGAAGCTCTCCCCGCAGTCCCTCCAGGCCCTCGACCGCGCCGGCTTCGAGCACCCGACGCCCATCCAGGCGGGCGCCATCCCGCCGGCGCTGGAGGGCCGCGACGTCATCGGCACCGCCGCCACCGGCACCGGCAAGACCGCGGCCTTCCTCCTGCCCATCATCGAGCGGCTGGCGGGAAAGCCCGGGACCCGCGCCCTGGTGCTCGCGCCGACCCGCGAGCTGGCGCTCCAGATCGGCGAGGAGCTGGAGCGCTTCGGGCGCAACCGCCGCGTCGGCGGCACGGTCGTCATCGGCGGCGTGGGCCTCGGCGGGCAGAAGGCGGCGCTCCAGGAGGGCCGGAGCGTCGTCATCGCCACCCCGGGCCGGCTGGTGGACCACCTGCAGCAGGGCCACGCGCGGCTCGACGGCATCGAGGTGCTGGTCCTCGACGAGGCCGACCGCATGCTCGACATGGGGTTCAAGCCGCAGCTCGATCGCATCCTGGCGAGGCTCCCGAAGAAGCGGCAGACGCTGCTCTTCTCGGCGACCATGGCCGGCGAGGTGGCCGACTTCGCGCGGGCGCACCTCCGCGAGCCCGTGCGGGTCGAGGTGGCCCGCAGCGGCACCACCGCGGCGCGCGCCGAGCAGCAGGTGTTCCTCGCCCCGCAGACGGAGAAGCTGGCGCTGCTCCTGGCGCTGCTGGAGCGCGACGACGTCTCCACGCTCGTCTTCACCCGCACCAAGCGGCGCGCCGACCGCGTCGCGAAGGGGCTCGACCGCGCCGGCCACAAGGTGGCGCGCATCCACGCCGATCGCTCGCAGGCGCAGCGCCGCTCGGCGCTCGACGGCTTCAAGGACGGCACCTACCGCGTCCTCGTCGCGACCGACATCGCCGCCCGTGGCATCGACGTCGCGGAGATCGGGCACGTCGTGAACTTCGACCTGCCGCACGTGCCGGAGGACTACGTCCACCGCATCGGCCGGACCGCGCGGAACCAGGCGAGCGGCCGCGCCTCGAGCTTCACCTCCCCCGAGGAGCAGGACCTGCTGCGCGCCATCGAGCGGCTCACCCGCGCGCCCATCCCGCGCGCGGAGGTGCCGCGCGAGGAGGCCACCTTCCAGGCCGAGCTCGCCCGGACCGCGCGGGAGGGTCCCCTCCCCTCCGGCGCGCCGCGCGCCGGGCGCCAGGCCCAGGCGGCGCGGCGGAGCAGCGGCGGCCGCGGGCAGGGCGCCCGCCCCGGCGCCAGCGCCCACCACTCGGCGGCGGCCGGCAGCGGCGAGGGCGCGAAGCCGCGGCGCATCGGCTCCTGGAGCCCCCGGCGCCGGTAG
- a CDS encoding MerR family transcriptional regulator, with amino-acid sequence MDTAEFSSGDLARATGNTVRTIRFYEEQGLLRPAEVSEGGHRRYTAQDLEKLRLIADLRELGLPLSEIRAVLDLRAGCATAAEFAARFEHVLVSHIEQAQRRLDRLRRVKRELTEALNAIQTRLTCQDTERCPCAVGDSLGSMRIVKVLARNGLCRHEAAEQETTPGVDDPAAAAAGPAGRAKDAPER; translated from the coding sequence GTGGATACGGCGGAGTTTTCGTCGGGCGATCTGGCGCGGGCGACGGGTAACACCGTCCGGACCATCCGCTTCTACGAGGAGCAAGGGCTGCTCCGGCCCGCCGAGGTGAGCGAGGGCGGTCACCGCCGGTACACGGCCCAGGACCTGGAGAAGCTGCGCCTCATCGCCGACCTGCGCGAGCTCGGACTGCCGCTGTCCGAGATCCGCGCGGTGCTGGACCTGCGCGCGGGCTGCGCGACCGCCGCCGAGTTCGCCGCGCGCTTCGAGCACGTGCTCGTCTCGCACATCGAGCAAGCGCAGCGGCGGCTCGACCGGCTCCGGCGCGTGAAGCGCGAGCTGACCGAGGCGCTCAACGCCATCCAGACCCGGCTCACGTGCCAGGACACCGAGCGGTGCCCGTGCGCGGTCGGAGACAGCCTCGGCTCGATGCGGATCGTGAAGGTGCTGGCGCGCAACGGGCTGTGCCGGCACGAGGCGGCGGAGCAGGAGACGACCCCGGGCGTGGACGACCCGGCGGCCGCCGCCGCGGGACCTGCCGGCCGCGCGAAGGACGCGCCGGAACGGTGA
- a CDS encoding chromate transporter: MSTLGWAVLLGQVLLLSLLQVGGALAIAPDLHRLVVGRLALLDDAQFASSIAIAQAAPGPNTLYVALLGFQAAGLAGAVCAQLAVLAPSSMLAVAVGRWGHARQHHRAVLAFKAGMAPVTIALLAATSWIIASELPGWRPIALAAAAALAVWRTRLHILWLMALGALAGALGWV, from the coding sequence ATGAGCACCCTGGGCTGGGCGGTCTTGCTGGGCCAGGTCCTCCTGCTCTCGCTGCTGCAGGTGGGCGGCGCGCTCGCCATCGCGCCCGATCTGCACCGGCTGGTCGTCGGCCGGCTGGCGCTCCTCGACGACGCGCAGTTCGCCTCGTCCATCGCCATCGCCCAGGCCGCGCCGGGTCCGAACACGCTGTACGTCGCGCTGCTGGGGTTCCAGGCCGCGGGGCTCGCCGGCGCGGTCTGCGCGCAACTGGCGGTGCTGGCGCCCTCGTCGATGCTCGCCGTCGCGGTCGGGCGCTGGGGGCACGCCCGCCAGCATCACCGCGCGGTGCTCGCGTTCAAGGCGGGCATGGCCCCCGTCACCATCGCGCTCCTGGCGGCCACGAGCTGGATCATCGCGTCGGAGCTGCCGGGCTGGCGCCCCATCGCCCTCGCGGCCGCGGCGGCGCTCGCCGTCTGGCGCACCCGCCTCCACATCCTGTGGCTCATGGCCCTCGGCGCGCTGGCCGGCGCCCTCGGCTGGGTCTGA
- a CDS encoding 3-hydroxybutyryl-CoA dehydrogenase: protein MVIERMAVVGAGQMGSGIAQVAAQAGIEVVLADATPELAQKGLARIGGSLQKLVEKGKLGAGDRTALLARLRAAERLEDCGRAQLLVEAIVENEGAKKELFRRADALLPPEAILASNTSSVSITALAAATRRPERFVGMHFMNPPPVMQLIEIVRGLQTSDATYQAVMELAKRFGKTTITSKDRPGFVVNRVLIPLLNEACFALEEGLASPEDIDTGVRLGLNHPMGPLTLADFIGLDTCLFIAEVLHRELGDDKYRPAPVLRQYVAAGWLGKKSGRGFYRYD, encoded by the coding sequence ATGGTGATCGAGCGGATGGCCGTCGTGGGCGCGGGCCAGATGGGCTCCGGCATCGCCCAGGTCGCGGCGCAGGCCGGCATCGAGGTGGTGCTCGCGGACGCGACGCCCGAGCTGGCGCAGAAGGGCCTGGCGCGGATCGGCGGCTCCCTCCAGAAGCTGGTCGAGAAGGGCAAGCTCGGCGCGGGCGACCGGACGGCGCTGCTCGCCCGGCTGCGCGCGGCCGAGCGGCTCGAGGACTGCGGGCGGGCCCAGCTCCTCGTCGAGGCAATCGTCGAGAACGAGGGCGCGAAGAAGGAGCTCTTCCGCCGCGCGGACGCGCTGCTGCCGCCCGAGGCGATCCTCGCCTCGAACACCTCGAGCGTCTCCATCACGGCGCTGGCGGCGGCCACGCGGCGGCCCGAGCGGTTCGTCGGGATGCACTTCATGAACCCGCCGCCGGTGATGCAGCTCATCGAGATCGTCCGCGGGCTGCAGACGAGCGACGCCACCTACCAGGCGGTCATGGAGCTCGCGAAGCGCTTCGGGAAGACCACCATCACCTCGAAGGACCGCCCCGGGTTCGTGGTGAACCGCGTGCTCATCCCGCTCCTCAACGAGGCGTGCTTCGCGCTGGAGGAGGGGCTCGCCAGCCCCGAGGACATCGACACCGGCGTGCGGCTGGGCCTCAACCACCCGATGGGCCCGCTCACGCTGGCCGACTTCATCGGCCTCGACACCTGCCTCTTCATCGCCGAGGTGCTGCACCGCGAGCTCGGCGACGACAAGTACCGGCCGGCGCCGGTCCTGCGCCAGTACGTGGCGGCGGGCTGGCTGGGGAAGAAGTCCGGACGCGGCTTCTACCGTTACGACTAG
- a CDS encoding (deoxy)nucleoside triphosphate pyrophosphohydrolase, whose protein sequence is MRRVRVVAAVIRRGRELLVSRRLEGAERGGLWEFPGGKVEPGESEPDALRREIAEELGCELEVGELVLRHHHRYPDLEVELAFYACALPAGVEPRPLGVAAIEWAEEGTLATRPFCEADVPVLPLLERA, encoded by the coding sequence CTGCGGCGCGTGCGGGTGGTGGCGGCGGTCATCCGCCGCGGCCGCGAGCTCCTCGTCTCGCGCAGGCTCGAGGGCGCGGAGCGCGGGGGCCTGTGGGAGTTCCCGGGCGGCAAGGTGGAGCCGGGCGAGTCGGAGCCGGACGCGCTCCGGCGGGAGATCGCGGAGGAGCTCGGCTGCGAGCTCGAGGTCGGCGAGCTCGTGCTGCGCCACCACCACCGCTACCCCGATCTCGAGGTGGAGCTCGCCTTCTATGCCTGCGCGCTCCCGGCCGGCGTCGAGCCGCGCCCGCTGGGGGTAGCCGCGATCGAGTGGGCCGAGGAGGGCACCCTCGCGACCCGCCCGTTCTGCGAGGCGGACGTGCCCGTCCTGCCGCTCCTGGAGCGGGCATGA
- a CDS encoding B12-binding domain-containing radical SAM protein, whose protein sequence is MIRPPGCRALLVSPRFAGTSFWNYRRTCELLGARYSAAPLGIITVAALLPAEWELRLVDRNVEELRDEDLRWADVVLTGGMLPQRKDVLALVERAHAHGKPVVVGGPDPTCVPDAYGAADFRVLGEAEEILADFVAAWRAGATSGTFTATRFPDLARSPVPRFDLLKLEHYLHVGVQFSRGCPFGCEFCNVIELNGRAPRTKGTAQLLRELDALRALGYRGHVDFVDDNLIGQRKAVKPFLKELAAWTRARRRPFEFTTEASLDLGSDPELLALLRDANFFAVFVGIETPDPAALLASNKRQNLRRDIAASVRAIHGAGLFVNAGFIVGFDAEGAGVADAMVGCIEAAGIPVCMVGLLFALRGTQLARRLAAEGRLGAEVVYEAEDADQCTSGLNFTTLRPRREVLRDYREVLARVYAPAAFFARARRVGRELDRSAQSVRPSVRNVLRDLRGFFGMLWLQGVRDRAVRGEWWRTVADALTHNPAALKIVLSFAALYLHLGPYSRELIRKLDEEIAALPPPAPPGARQAGAPAGPAGEA, encoded by the coding sequence ATGATCCGGCCACCGGGGTGCAGGGCCCTCCTCGTCTCTCCCCGCTTCGCCGGGACCTCCTTCTGGAACTACCGGCGCACCTGCGAGCTCCTCGGCGCGCGGTACTCGGCCGCGCCGCTCGGGATCATCACCGTGGCCGCGCTGCTGCCGGCCGAGTGGGAGCTCCGCCTCGTCGACCGCAACGTCGAGGAGCTCCGCGACGAGGACCTGCGCTGGGCGGACGTGGTCCTGACGGGCGGCATGCTGCCCCAGCGGAAGGACGTGCTCGCGCTCGTCGAGCGCGCGCACGCGCACGGGAAGCCGGTGGTGGTGGGCGGCCCCGACCCGACCTGCGTCCCCGACGCCTACGGCGCGGCGGACTTCCGCGTGCTCGGCGAGGCCGAGGAGATCCTGGCCGACTTCGTCGCCGCCTGGCGCGCGGGCGCGACCTCGGGGACGTTCACCGCCACGCGCTTCCCCGACCTCGCGCGCTCGCCGGTCCCGCGCTTCGACCTGCTCAAGCTCGAGCACTACCTGCACGTCGGCGTCCAGTTCTCGCGCGGCTGCCCCTTCGGCTGCGAGTTCTGCAACGTCATCGAGCTGAACGGGCGCGCGCCGCGCACCAAGGGCACCGCCCAGCTCCTCCGCGAGCTCGACGCGCTGCGCGCGCTCGGCTACCGCGGCCACGTCGACTTCGTGGACGACAACCTCATCGGGCAGCGCAAGGCGGTGAAGCCGTTCCTGAAGGAGCTCGCCGCCTGGACCCGCGCGCGGCGGCGCCCCTTCGAGTTCACCACCGAGGCGAGCCTCGACCTCGGCAGCGACCCGGAGCTGCTCGCGCTCCTGCGCGACGCCAACTTCTTCGCGGTCTTCGTCGGGATCGAGACCCCCGACCCGGCGGCGCTGCTCGCCTCGAACAAGCGCCAGAACCTCCGCCGCGACATCGCCGCCAGCGTGCGCGCCATCCACGGCGCCGGGCTGTTCGTGAACGCCGGGTTCATCGTCGGCTTCGACGCGGAGGGCGCGGGCGTGGCGGACGCCATGGTCGGCTGCATCGAGGCGGCCGGCATCCCCGTCTGCATGGTGGGCCTGCTCTTCGCGCTCCGCGGCACCCAGCTCGCCCGGCGGCTGGCGGCGGAGGGCCGGCTCGGCGCGGAGGTGGTCTACGAGGCCGAGGACGCCGATCAGTGCACCTCGGGCCTCAACTTCACCACGCTGCGCCCGCGCCGCGAGGTGCTGCGGGACTACCGCGAGGTCCTCGCGCGCGTCTACGCGCCGGCGGCGTTCTTCGCCCGCGCGCGGCGCGTCGGACGCGAGCTCGACCGGTCGGCCCAGTCGGTGCGCCCCTCCGTGCGCAACGTGCTGCGGGACCTGCGCGGCTTCTTCGGGATGCTCTGGCTGCAGGGGGTGCGCGACCGGGCGGTCCGCGGCGAGTGGTGGCGGACGGTCGCCGACGCCCTCACCCACAACCCGGCCGCGCTCAAGATCGTCCTCTCCTTCGCCGCCCTCTACCTGCACCTCGGCCCCTACTCGCGCGAGCTCATCCGGAAGCTCGACGAGGAGATCGCCGCGCTCCCGCCGCCCGCGCCGCCGGGCGCGCGGCAGGCCGGCGCGCCGGCGGGTCCCGCCGGCGAGGCCTGA
- a CDS encoding alpha-hydroxy-acid oxidizing protein codes for MNQNDRREIQKPAVTRRDFFKTAAVSAGAMAVAGLAVKVEAAEAAGPAAAPAAAAGAPAAAAPGGKTLPEVMKAAREKLYPKCRVCPECDGQACSGEVPGMGGIGTGKAFRNNLEALASYGLAMKTFHDVKKPDTSITLFGEKLSMPILSAITGGVTYNMGLKGKVTEEEYMEGVIGGCIAAGTLGFAADGIEDPVTTYATRLAVIKKFGGKGLAQVKPRAQVDIIERMHMVEASGAKAIFIDIDSAGRAARCKPPQIVEPKTPAQLRELVKATKLPFVIKGVMTPEEAQLAVDVGAAGIVVSNHGGRVLDHTPGTAKVLPAIAKAVKGRTLVFADGGVRYGSDVLKLLALGANAVLVGRPVLRGSVGGGAEGVKLVLEKMRSELVDAMVLTGTASVKKVSRSILA; via the coding sequence GTGAACCAGAACGACCGCCGTGAAATCCAGAAGCCGGCCGTCACCCGGCGCGATTTCTTCAAGACCGCCGCGGTGAGCGCCGGAGCGATGGCGGTGGCTGGCCTCGCGGTCAAGGTCGAGGCCGCCGAGGCCGCCGGGCCGGCCGCGGCCCCCGCCGCCGCCGCGGGCGCGCCCGCCGCCGCGGCGCCCGGCGGCAAGACGCTGCCGGAGGTCATGAAGGCCGCCCGCGAGAAGCTCTACCCGAAGTGCCGCGTCTGCCCGGAGTGCGACGGCCAGGCCTGCTCGGGCGAGGTCCCGGGCATGGGGGGCATCGGGACCGGCAAGGCCTTCCGGAACAACCTCGAGGCGCTGGCGTCGTACGGCCTCGCCATGAAGACCTTCCACGACGTCAAGAAGCCCGACACCTCGATCACGCTCTTCGGCGAGAAGCTGTCGATGCCCATCCTCTCCGCCATCACGGGCGGCGTGACCTACAACATGGGCCTCAAGGGCAAGGTCACCGAGGAGGAGTACATGGAGGGCGTCATCGGCGGCTGCATCGCCGCCGGCACCCTCGGGTTCGCGGCCGACGGCATCGAGGACCCGGTCACGACCTACGCCACCCGGCTCGCGGTCATCAAGAAGTTCGGCGGCAAGGGCCTCGCCCAGGTGAAGCCGCGCGCGCAGGTGGACATCATCGAGCGCATGCACATGGTGGAGGCCTCCGGGGCGAAGGCGATCTTCATCGACATCGACTCGGCCGGCCGGGCCGCTCGCTGCAAGCCGCCGCAGATCGTCGAGCCGAAGACCCCGGCGCAGCTGCGCGAGCTCGTCAAGGCGACGAAGCTCCCGTTCGTCATCAAGGGCGTCATGACCCCGGAGGAGGCGCAGCTCGCCGTCGACGTCGGCGCGGCCGGCATCGTGGTGTCGAACCACGGCGGGCGCGTGCTCGACCACACCCCCGGCACGGCCAAGGTGCTGCCGGCCATCGCCAAGGCGGTGAAGGGGCGCACGCTCGTCTTCGCCGACGGCGGCGTCCGCTACGGCTCCGACGTGCTGAAGCTGCTCGCGCTGGGCGCGAACGCGGTGCTGGTGGGCCGGCCGGTGCTGCGCGGCTCGGTCGGCGGCGGCGCCGAGGGCGTGAAGCTGGTGCTCGAGAAGATGCGCTCCGAGCTCGTGGACGCCATGGTGCTGACCGGCACGGCGAGCGTGAAGAAGGTCAGCCGCAGCATCCTGGCGTGA
- a CDS encoding chromate transporter — MTSDGHRPPAAQAPGSPRALFVAFTILALQGFGGVIVVAQRVLCEDKRWLSRAEFVELLSIGQVLPGPNVCNVALMLGDRFFGWRGALAALGGLLAVPFAIVLSLVAVYARWASVPEVAGALRGMGAVSAGLIAGTALKLGASLRGNPLGLPACVAFGAGSFALVGLLRLPLGWTLLAVAPAAFGLAWRRVGGGR; from the coding sequence ATGACGAGCGACGGTCACCGCCCCCCGGCCGCGCAGGCCCCCGGCTCGCCGCGCGCGCTGTTCGTCGCCTTCACGATCCTCGCCCTGCAGGGCTTCGGCGGCGTGATCGTGGTGGCGCAGCGCGTGCTCTGCGAGGACAAGCGCTGGCTGAGCCGCGCGGAGTTCGTCGAGCTCTTGTCGATCGGCCAGGTGCTCCCGGGCCCGAACGTCTGCAACGTCGCGCTCATGCTGGGCGATCGGTTCTTCGGCTGGCGCGGCGCGCTGGCGGCGCTCGGCGGCCTCCTCGCGGTGCCCTTCGCGATCGTGCTCTCGCTGGTGGCCGTGTACGCGCGCTGGGCGTCGGTCCCCGAGGTCGCGGGCGCGCTCCGCGGGATGGGCGCGGTGTCGGCGGGCCTCATCGCCGGGACCGCGCTGAAGCTCGGGGCGTCGCTCCGCGGCAATCCGCTCGGGCTCCCGGCGTGCGTCGCCTTCGGCGCCGGGTCGTTCGCGCTGGTGGGGCTCCTGCGCTTGCCGCTCGGCTGGACCCTGCTCGCGGTCGCGCCAGCGGCGTTCGGGCTGGCCTGGCGACGCGTCGGCGGCGGCCGATGA